ATAATCGCCTCTACGGTTTGCGCGCCGCTCAAACGCGATTTCAATTTACCGACCTCAAGCAGCGCGGAGAAATGGTATTTTCAGATGATTTGCGGCGCGGAAGGACGACGGCTAGGCTATTGCCTGCCGAGGACGACAAGCCGCAAAGGGCTGAAAATAACATTTCGTCGTCTTAGCTGTTTTTCATGATGACGCTCTCGCATACATTCGCCACGTGTTCGCACGCGTCGCAGCATTTCTCGAGGCGTTCGTAGCAGTAGGTCAGCGGCAGGAGCTTGGTCGCGTCGGCGCACTCGGCGTAGAGCGAGTGCATGCTCTCGACGTAGAGCTTGTCGCCCTCCTCCTCCATGCTGTTGACGTCGATGATGAGGGCGCCGATGCGCTCGGACTTGCGGAACTTCGGGAACTCCTCCATAACGTCGCGCAGGGTGCGGCAGCACATGGCGATGATTTTGGTGAAGCGCTGCGCCGCGGGCGGCACCTCTTTCATATTATACATATAAATGCGCAGGTAGACGTCCTCTATGCAGTCGACGACCTCGTCGATCTCGCCGGCGAGGTGCGCGATGTCCTCGCGCTCGATAGGCGGGACGAACTCGCGCGAGAGGTTGTCGATGATCTCGTGCTTGATGTGGTCGGCGCGGTTCTCGATGACGTGCAGGCGCGTGCGCGTTTCCTCGACCTTGTCGGGGTGGAAGTCGGTGATCTCCGCTTCGAGCAGCTCCGCCGCTTCGACCGCGCAGACGGTCATTTCATAGAACGCGCGAAAGTAATCAAATCCTTTTTTTCTTGCCATAGCTTCCTCCTAAAACATCGCCTTTTGAGGCGAGGGCGTATCACTTAAAATATACGAAGCGCGAGCCAGGTCAGCGCGTAGCCGATGGCGCCGCAGAACGGAAAGACGATGAACCACGAATATATAAGGCGCTTTGAAAGCCCCCAGTTGACGTTGGTCAGACGCTTCGACGCGCCGGTGCCCATGATGGCGGCGGTCTTCGCGTGGGTAGTGCTGATGGGAAGTCCGGTCAGGGTGGCGATCAGCACGCAGGTCGCGCCCGCGAAGTCAGCGGAAAACGCTTCGTAACGCTCCATCTTGACCATATCCATGCCGACCGACTTGATTATACGCGTGCTGCAGAACGCCGAGCCGATACCCATTACAAGCGCGACGGCAAGCATCATCCAGTACGGGACGGCGGTTTCGGAGGTGCTTTCGCCTCCGGTCATACAGGCGGCGATGAACATTATCGCGATGAACTTCTGACCGTCCTGCGCGCCGTGCATGAAGGACATGAACGCGCCGGAGCCGATCTGCGACAGCTTGAAGGGGCGGTCGAGCCGGCGGCGGTCGGCGCGGCGGAAGATGAAGCCGATGAAACGCGTGTATATGAATCCGAGGATCGCGCCGACGA
This sequence is a window from Clostridia bacterium. Protein-coding genes within it:
- a CDS encoding DUF47 family protein, yielding MARKKGFDYFRAFYEMTVCAVEAAELLEAEITDFHPDKVEETRTRLHVIENRADHIKHEIIDNLSREFVPPIEREDIAHLAGEIDEVVDCIEDVYLRIYMYNMKEVPPAAQRFTKIIAMCCRTLRDVMEEFPKFRKSERIGALIIDVNSMEEEGDKLYVESMHSLYAECADATKLLPLTYCYERLEKCCDACEHVANVCESVIMKNS
- a CDS encoding inorganic phosphate transporter, whose protein sequence is MGSWLPSGDFLNTMFTNPVLLIAVLLTLAGVFVNGWTDAPNSIATCVSSRCMRPRAALLMCAFFDFLGVFLMSAISGKVAGTMSKMLDFGSDRHVSTVALCAGLVAVVVWAVVAWAFGLPSSQSHSLIAGISGAAIAAVGSFKAINFGEWQKVLYGLAVSIVVGAILGFIYTRFIGFIFRRADRRRLDRPFKLSQIGSGAFMSFMHGAQDGQKFIAIMFIAACMTGGESTSETAVPYWMMLAVALVMGIGSAFCSTRIIKSVGMDMVKMERYEAFSADFAGATCVLIATLTGLPISTTHAKTAAIMGTGASKRLTNVNWGLSKRLIYSWFIVFPFCGAIGYALTWLALRIF